One Candidatus Krumholzibacteriota bacterium DNA window includes the following coding sequences:
- a CDS encoding HAMP domain-containing histidine kinase, giving the protein MIRHPLDWIRRSLNAKILIIILASYILVSWATVETHMRILHPHRHGRKTDNIVNLCNYVIDDIGSPPDTLRAATIADRLGFGIRIVTGGYTWESAAGIPRLVDDELEQHGLPNVRVGFDRGLQVAVLREGVRYEFLLQRREESIPYIGELLLAFQLLYTTLMLVVIYLGLRWQQRPLAVLHDAVTRVAAGELDFEIDSRRHDELGLMVRSFNGMRQAIAGMIESRDQLLLDVSHEFRSPLTRMRVSLEMMEESGERNNLIADIGELEAMVTEILESARLQSAHGALDLRETDLRDLLENVVAGYAERAPGIRLDLPDAAAVVTADAARVRMVLANIVANAIKYSPAENRPVEVGLADTPNGWTVTVRDHGCGIPEKELSFVFEPFYRVDKSRTKGTGGYGLGLHLARRIMEAHGGSIEMESREGEGTTVTLRFDRQAD; this is encoded by the coding sequence GTGATCCGCCACCCGCTCGACTGGATCCGCCGCTCCCTCAACGCCAAGATCCTCATCATCATCCTGGCGAGCTACATCCTCGTCTCCTGGGCAACGGTCGAGACGCACATGCGCATCCTCCATCCCCACCGGCACGGGCGGAAGACCGACAACATCGTCAACCTCTGCAACTACGTCATCGACGACATCGGCTCGCCCCCCGACACGCTCCGCGCTGCGACGATCGCCGACCGGCTCGGATTCGGAATCCGCATCGTCACCGGCGGCTACACGTGGGAGAGCGCGGCCGGCATCCCGCGGCTCGTCGACGATGAGCTCGAGCAGCACGGCCTGCCGAACGTCCGGGTCGGCTTCGACCGCGGCCTGCAGGTGGCCGTTCTCCGCGAGGGCGTCCGCTACGAGTTCCTCCTGCAGCGCCGGGAGGAGAGCATCCCGTACATCGGCGAGCTCCTGCTCGCCTTCCAGCTCCTCTACACGACGCTCATGCTGGTCGTCATCTACCTGGGGTTGCGCTGGCAGCAGCGTCCCCTCGCCGTGCTGCACGACGCCGTCACCCGGGTGGCCGCCGGGGAGCTCGATTTCGAGATCGACTCGCGCCGCCATGACGAGCTCGGCTTGATGGTCCGCTCCTTCAACGGGATGCGCCAGGCGATCGCCGGGATGATCGAGAGCCGCGACCAGCTCCTGCTCGACGTGAGCCACGAGTTCCGCTCGCCGCTCACCAGGATGCGCGTGTCGCTCGAGATGATGGAGGAGAGCGGGGAACGGAACAACCTCATCGCCGACATCGGCGAACTCGAGGCGATGGTCACCGAGATCCTCGAGAGCGCCCGCCTCCAGAGCGCCCACGGCGCGCTCGATCTGCGCGAGACGGATCTCCGCGATCTGCTCGAAAACGTCGTCGCCGGGTACGCGGAGCGGGCACCCGGCATAAGGCTCGACCTGCCCGACGCCGCGGCGGTCGTTACCGCCGACGCGGCGCGCGTGCGGATGGTTCTCGCCAACATCGTCGCCAACGCGATCAAGTACTCACCCGCGGAGAACCGGCCTGTCGAGGTGGGTCTCGCCGATACCCCAAACGGCTGGACCGTCACCGTCCGCGACCACGGCTGCGGGATCCCCGAGAAGGAGCTCTCCTTCGTTTTCGAGCCGTTCTACCGGGTGGACAAGTCGCGCACGAAGGGCACGGGGGGCTACGGGCTCGGCCTGCACCTCGCCCGCCGGATCATGGAGGCCCACGGCGGCTCGATCGAGATGGAGAGCCGCGAGGGCGAGGGAACGACGGTGACGCTGCGGTTCGACCGACAGGCGGACTGA
- a CDS encoding response regulator transcription factor, whose translation MDATILIIDDDAKLNERLGRYLDAFGLAVVSATRPTEGLRLLETERPDLVILDVMMPEMDGFEALREMRGRGDVPVIMLTARGDVDDRIAGLELGADDYLPKPFDPRELVARIQTVLRRHRAVPGEGTGGVRRFGDLAVDTDRGSVELAGEPVALTDLEFGILAALVSRAGEAVGRDTLAGEIRGIERSAVDRSLDVAVSRLRQKLGDDPKRPRFIKTAWGTGYSFIGEESP comes from the coding sequence ATGGATGCGACGATCCTCATCATCGACGACGACGCGAAGCTGAACGAACGCCTCGGGCGGTACCTCGACGCGTTCGGCCTCGCCGTCGTCTCGGCGACGCGGCCGACAGAGGGGCTGCGCCTGCTCGAGACAGAACGACCCGACCTCGTCATCCTCGACGTGATGATGCCGGAAATGGACGGCTTCGAGGCCCTTCGCGAGATGCGCGGCCGGGGCGACGTCCCCGTCATCATGCTCACCGCGCGCGGGGACGTCGACGACCGGATCGCCGGCCTCGAGCTCGGCGCCGACGACTACCTTCCCAAGCCCTTCGATCCCCGCGAGCTCGTCGCCCGCATCCAGACCGTCCTGCGGCGCCACCGGGCCGTCCCCGGCGAGGGCACCGGCGGCGTGCGGCGGTTCGGCGACCTCGCCGTCGACACGGACCGCGGCTCGGTCGAGCTCGCCGGCGAACCGGTCGCCCTCACCGACCTCGAGTTCGGCATCCTCGCCGCGCTCGTCAGCCGCGCCGGCGAGGCCGTCGGCCGCGACACGCTGGCTGGCGAGATCAGGGGGATCGAGCGGAGCGCCGTCGACCGATCCCTCGACGTCGCCGTCTCCCGGCTGCGCCAGAAGCTCGGCGACGACCCGAAGCGGCCGCGGTTCATCAAGACGGCATGGGGCACCGGCTACTCGTTCATCGGGGAGGAGTCGCCGTGA
- a CDS encoding HlyD family efflux transporter periplasmic adaptor subunit gives MSRRNAALVAALIIVVGIVLATVLKSQRQPPQRRERPATAMRIEALAVDPGEVRTTLLLTGPLRALDRVDVYAEVSGLLVETPMRFLPGTYFRKGETLIRIDDAVYRNNVLAQKSSLLNTLTLLLPDLSIDFPESEPRWRDYLAGFVLDRPLAPLPEPGSETERYYIASRNIYTQFYTVKSMEATLDKYTINAPYDGIVTDAAINPGTLVRQGQMLGSFVSTAVYEMEAFADIDEVRLLETGMPVVLTTRDLPGEFAGSISRINESIDASTQLIGVYVTTTDGRLRDGLYMTARIESMPIAGAVRIPRSALVDDHTVWVARDSVLSRETVEVALLEDKHAIVRGLDGDLLVVDSPPEEIEEGMRIPAPAPARQPAAKVRGSGGH, from the coding sequence ATGAGCAGACGCAACGCCGCCCTGGTCGCGGCACTGATCATCGTCGTGGGGATCGTCCTCGCCACCGTGCTGAAGAGCCAGCGTCAGCCGCCGCAACGGCGCGAGCGCCCGGCGACGGCGATGCGGATCGAGGCGCTCGCCGTCGATCCCGGCGAGGTCCGCACGACCCTGCTTCTGACGGGCCCGCTTCGCGCCCTCGACCGGGTCGACGTCTACGCCGAGGTCTCCGGCCTCCTCGTCGAGACGCCGATGCGTTTCCTGCCCGGCACGTATTTCAGGAAGGGCGAGACGCTCATCCGGATCGACGACGCCGTCTACCGCAACAACGTGCTCGCGCAGAAGAGCAGCCTCCTCAATACGCTCACATTGCTTTTGCCCGACCTCTCCATCGACTTCCCCGAAAGCGAGCCCCGCTGGCGCGACTACCTCGCCGGGTTCGTCCTCGATCGGCCCCTCGCCCCCCTCCCCGAGCCGGGAAGCGAGACCGAGCGCTACTACATCGCCTCGCGGAACATCTACACGCAGTTCTATACCGTGAAGAGCATGGAGGCCACGCTCGACAAGTACACGATCAACGCCCCCTACGACGGGATCGTGACGGATGCGGCGATCAACCCCGGCACCCTCGTCCGGCAGGGGCAGATGCTCGGCTCCTTCGTCTCCACGGCCGTCTACGAGATGGAGGCATTCGCCGACATCGACGAGGTGAGGCTTCTCGAGACGGGGATGCCCGTGGTTCTCACCACGCGGGACCTTCCCGGCGAGTTCGCAGGCTCGATCAGCCGCATCAACGAATCGATCGACGCCTCCACGCAGCTCATCGGGGTCTACGTCACGACCACCGACGGGCGACTCCGCGACGGCCTCTACATGACCGCCCGGATCGAGAGCATGCCGATCGCCGGGGCCGTCCGCATCCCGCGGAGCGCCCTCGTGGACGACCACACCGTCTGGGTCGCCCGCGACTCGGTCCTCTCGCGCGAGACGGTGGAGGTGGCGCTCCTGGAGGACAAGCACGCGATCGTGCGGGGCCTTGACGGCGACCTGCTCGTCGTCGACTCGCCTCCCGAGGAGATCGAGGAAGGCATGCGGATCCCCGCCCCGGCGCCGGCGCGGCAGCCCGCCGCGAAGGTGCGCGGATCGGGAGGACACTGA
- a CDS encoding aldehyde ferredoxin oxidoreductase: protein MAHHLKVLLVDASSSFYRVDRYPLGDFFGPVDLGLHLAGRLDSLNIGTGLLAGSIIPGSNRLVFSGFSPCWGGFFVSSMGGAGLVFHNLGIDLLAIVGTACSPSVLVLNRSHGEEVEVTFDPVDAPSVWGGGRGGVYAMMDHVFERFGDRYENDPRILAVGPAAAATDFGAICSAPIVKGELTHVDTWAGRGGLGTKLYRRHGIAAVCYGGTHIEEDFRDRAVADRWFVDAYEKKLAAKDFESTTKYRFDPSFKTGGTFGVNFATIGGRMLAFNYRSVFMGEQERVDLHERLVLGHYLAQFNQETIEPKEQKTCGEPCAAVCKKMHGIYKKDYEPYQTMGPLAGVFDQRAAEMLNHRADSYGFDAISAGGVVSWLMECCADGLFTPEELGIPAAPVFSPDGFDVVADSMRNAEIGVALLDGIIGKRGILDLSEGARKFGRRLSRVKGQGVLDRFVYTAFGRRGWMVPNQYWTPGALSPMAIMGKYYMYYGADFAPPRVLGRICAERFRTELVMDNLGICRFHRGWAEEMLPEIVERLFEMKDAFLGNVAMTASRINSRNAGVYWESERSLDFVYSFLRRKRDVDGETAPELGHWLDRFEKNKQEAGLDFWYEMHKGIQESLREF from the coding sequence GTGGCTCATCACCTGAAAGTGCTGCTCGTCGACGCGTCGTCGTCATTCTACCGGGTCGACCGCTACCCGCTCGGGGACTTCTTCGGCCCGGTCGATCTCGGCCTGCACCTCGCCGGCCGGCTCGACAGCCTCAACATCGGCACGGGGCTCCTGGCCGGCTCGATCATCCCCGGCTCCAACCGTCTCGTCTTCTCGGGGTTCTCCCCCTGCTGGGGCGGGTTCTTCGTCTCCTCGATGGGCGGGGCGGGGCTCGTCTTCCACAACCTCGGGATCGATCTCCTCGCGATCGTCGGCACGGCCTGCAGCCCCTCGGTCCTCGTGCTCAACCGCTCGCACGGCGAGGAGGTCGAGGTGACGTTCGACCCGGTCGACGCCCCGTCGGTGTGGGGAGGGGGACGCGGGGGCGTCTACGCGATGATGGACCACGTCTTCGAGCGCTTCGGCGATCGCTACGAGAACGATCCGCGCATCCTCGCCGTCGGCCCGGCCGCCGCGGCCACCGACTTCGGCGCGATCTGCTCGGCGCCGATCGTGAAGGGCGAGCTCACCCACGTCGACACCTGGGCGGGGCGCGGCGGGCTCGGCACGAAGCTCTACCGACGGCACGGGATCGCGGCCGTCTGCTACGGGGGCACCCACATCGAGGAGGATTTCCGCGATCGCGCCGTCGCCGACAGGTGGTTCGTCGACGCCTACGAGAAGAAGCTCGCCGCGAAGGATTTCGAGTCGACGACGAAGTACCGCTTCGATCCGTCCTTCAAAACGGGGGGCACCTTCGGGGTGAACTTCGCCACGATCGGCGGGCGGATGCTCGCCTTCAACTACCGCAGCGTGTTCATGGGCGAACAGGAGCGGGTCGATCTCCACGAGCGGCTTGTCCTCGGTCACTACCTCGCGCAGTTCAACCAGGAGACGATCGAGCCGAAAGAGCAGAAGACCTGCGGCGAGCCCTGCGCGGCGGTCTGCAAGAAGATGCACGGGATCTACAAGAAGGACTACGAGCCCTACCAGACGATGGGGCCGCTGGCCGGCGTCTTCGACCAGCGCGCCGCCGAGATGCTCAACCACCGGGCCGACAGCTACGGCTTCGACGCCATCTCGGCCGGCGGCGTCGTCTCATGGCTCATGGAGTGCTGCGCCGACGGGCTTTTCACCCCCGAAGAGCTCGGGATTCCCGCGGCGCCGGTCTTCTCGCCCGACGGGTTCGACGTCGTCGCCGATTCGATGCGCAACGCGGAGATCGGCGTCGCCCTGCTGGACGGCATCATCGGGAAGCGGGGCATCCTCGACCTCTCCGAGGGGGCGCGCAAGTTCGGGCGGCGCCTCTCGCGCGTGAAGGGGCAGGGGGTGCTCGACCGGTTCGTCTACACGGCCTTCGGCCGGCGGGGCTGGATGGTCCCCAACCAGTACTGGACCCCCGGGGCCCTCTCGCCGATGGCGATCATGGGAAAGTATTACATGTACTACGGCGCCGACTTCGCCCCGCCCCGCGTCCTCGGACGGATCTGCGCGGAACGTTTCCGCACGGAGCTCGTCATGGACAACCTCGGGATCTGCCGCTTCCATCGCGGCTGGGCCGAGGAGATGCTCCCCGAGATCGTCGAGCGGCTCTTCGAAATGAAGGATGCGTTCCTCGGGAACGTGGCGATGACGGCGAGCCGCATCAACAGCCGCAACGCCGGCGTCTACTGGGAGAGCGAGCGCAGCCTCGACTTCGTTTACTCCTTCCTGCGCCGCAAGCGCGACGTGGACGGGGAGACCGCCCCCGAGCTCGGCCACTGGCTCGATCGCTTCGAGAAAAACAAGCAGGAGGCCGGCCTGGACTTCTGGTACGAGATGCACAAGGGGATCCAGGAGTCGCTCAGGGAGTTCTGA
- a CDS encoding TolC family protein → MKRLTIAGTLLVLAAASAAAETLTFEEAVALAIARNPLIAVARNSAEIADNSAHIGGAGLLPRIDLTGSSNYIDTDPAAGPESRMTMNSADVTASWTLFDGFGNVYRYRRLASAGRQGELDARDQIERILVQVAGAYYGAAAARENLRIAEQLLGISSERVERARKRADYGQGGTIDVLAAEVDFNSDTVTVVQAAYAWDEAKRRLNVLLDRDVHADVEIDTAVEFAEPADYETLRAEATERNAAYLSSIESLDQARHGKAIARAAWLPRLDLSASYGYDRTAPDYDVTLDENDRSWNVRAAVSLNLFDGFQKRVDSKNASLLVRTGELLEKQARLELEEALAGAYESYRNSRTVLALEKRNLESARVNFSQTSKLYDLGQVTSTQFREAQLNLIRAETNVSTARYDARLGEIELDRIAGRLVTTAKAASN, encoded by the coding sequence ATGAAACGACTGACGATCGCAGGAACCCTGCTGGTGCTGGCCGCCGCCTCCGCCGCGGCCGAGACGCTGACCTTCGAGGAGGCGGTGGCGCTCGCCATCGCGCGCAACCCGCTCATCGCCGTGGCGCGGAACAGCGCCGAGATCGCGGACAACAGCGCGCATATCGGGGGAGCGGGCCTTCTGCCGAGGATCGATCTCACCGGCTCGTCGAACTACATCGACACCGACCCGGCCGCGGGGCCGGAGTCGCGGATGACGATGAACAGCGCCGACGTGACGGCCTCCTGGACCCTCTTCGACGGTTTCGGCAACGTCTACCGCTACCGGCGCCTCGCCTCCGCCGGACGGCAGGGGGAGCTCGACGCGCGCGACCAGATCGAACGGATTCTCGTCCAGGTCGCCGGCGCCTACTACGGCGCCGCCGCCGCGCGGGAGAACCTCCGGATCGCCGAGCAACTCCTCGGGATCTCGAGCGAGCGCGTGGAGCGCGCCCGCAAGCGCGCCGACTACGGCCAGGGTGGCACGATCGACGTTCTCGCCGCCGAGGTCGACTTCAACAGCGATACCGTCACGGTCGTCCAGGCCGCCTACGCCTGGGACGAGGCGAAACGGCGCCTCAACGTCCTCCTCGACCGCGACGTCCACGCCGACGTCGAGATCGACACCGCCGTCGAGTTCGCCGAACCGGCCGACTACGAGACGCTGCGCGCCGAGGCGACGGAACGCAACGCCGCCTACCTCTCGAGCATCGAATCCCTCGATCAGGCGAGACACGGCAAGGCGATCGCGCGAGCCGCCTGGCTGCCGCGGCTCGACCTCTCCGCCTCGTACGGTTACGATCGCACGGCGCCGGACTACGATGTGACGCTCGACGAGAACGACCGGAGCTGGAACGTGCGCGCCGCGGTGAGTCTCAACCTCTTCGACGGCTTCCAGAAGCGCGTGGACTCGAAGAACGCCTCGCTCCTCGTCCGCACGGGCGAACTTCTCGAGAAGCAGGCGCGCCTCGAGCTCGAGGAGGCCCTCGCGGGCGCGTACGAGTCGTACCGGAACAGCCGGACGGTGCTCGCCCTCGAGAAACGCAACCTCGAGTCGGCCCGTGTGAACTTCTCGCAGACGAGCAAGCTCTACGACCTTGGCCAGGTGACCTCCACGCAGTTCCGCGAGGCCCAGCTCAACCTCATACGCGCCGAAACGAACGTCTCGACGGCTCGCTACGACGCGCGGCTCGGCGAGATCGAGCTCGACCGCATCGCCGGCCGGCTCGTCACCACGGCCAAAGCGGCCTCGAACTGA
- a CDS encoding efflux RND transporter permease subunit: MRNLIRPFIKYPLLGNVIIVALILFGWVGFSSLNTTFFPPQPSRTIMVTASYPGASPEEIEEGIVTKIEDNLKGVTGIERITSVSSENACSISIQVLANYDAAFVLDDVKDAVNQISSFPVGMERISVYRREPRTFAIDIMVTGDVDLKTLKWHARQIERDLLSVDGISKVDLSGFPDEEIEIAIRENDLRAYGMTFAEIVSAVQAANIRSTGGTIKGEEEELLIRANLKGYYAEELANHVLRSSPDGAVVRLGDVATLSDRWSEDPNRIYYNGKRAVRVSVDNTNEEDLFFIAKNVKAHAEEYNAAHDDVELVVFRDGSEIIGERVDILVTNGLLGILLVVLLLGLSLNPQISFWVAIGIPISFAGMLMLAPFYGLTINVMSLLAMILILGILVDDGIVIAESIYQHHEQGARPIQAAIEGTIEVLPSVIASVLTTVVIFITFFFLQGGMGDHSRDLAFVVIVVLLVSLIEATFVLPAHIAHSRALCKRNKNRLEKRSEAVLGWLRDRVYAPILHFSVRRPLIPIATVIAIFIVTIGALQGGILRTTFFPYIEGRAVSITLTLPAGTPASITDSLTAFIESKVYEVDGQYRRQYDGKELVTSVYRRVGRGTNNGQIYALLISSEKREWSNLEAAVAFSRAVGPIPEAEELSFAGSRRWGMPVTVALKSNNFEQLRGATEMLKAELEKMDGLKDISDDDPPGLREVNVTLREKAYALGLTTMDVVNQVRMGFFGGQAQRILRGIDEVKIWVRYDLEDRSTLAKLEDMRIRTADGGAFPLGEIADLAISRGVMAVNHIDGQRVINVVADLTSEKASVPDILADIGANIMPGVRERFPEVRFSFEGESYENQKTMDAMKRVVPAILILMFLIIAVTFRSFGQAIIVFLLIPFSLVGVLWGHYIQGYITSILSLFGAIALMGIVVNDSLVLVSAFNNRLKRGMAFREALYDAGLSRFRPVLLTSLTTIGGLGPLVFERSRQAQFLSPMAISIAYGLLFGTILTLIMLPSMLVLLNRAKLYLYRAILRKKLSAEEIEPAVREEEFVRRENEPDSSDEGCNR; encoded by the coding sequence GTGAGAAACCTGATCCGACCCTTCATCAAGTACCCGCTCCTGGGGAACGTCATCATCGTCGCCCTCATCCTCTTCGGCTGGGTGGGATTCTCGAGCCTCAACACCACCTTCTTCCCGCCGCAGCCGAGCCGGACGATCATGGTCACCGCCTCCTACCCCGGGGCCTCCCCCGAGGAGATCGAGGAGGGGATCGTCACCAAGATCGAGGACAACCTGAAGGGCGTCACCGGCATCGAGCGGATCACGTCGGTGTCGAGCGAGAACGCCTGTTCGATCTCCATCCAGGTGCTGGCGAACTACGATGCCGCCTTCGTCCTCGACGACGTCAAGGACGCGGTCAACCAGATCTCATCCTTCCCCGTGGGGATGGAGCGGATCTCGGTCTATCGCCGCGAGCCGCGCACCTTCGCCATCGACATCATGGTCACCGGCGACGTCGACCTCAAGACCCTCAAGTGGCACGCCCGGCAGATCGAGCGCGACCTGCTCTCGGTGGACGGGATCTCCAAGGTCGATCTCTCCGGCTTTCCCGACGAGGAGATCGAGATCGCCATCCGGGAAAACGACCTGCGCGCCTACGGGATGACCTTCGCCGAGATCGTCTCGGCCGTCCAGGCGGCCAACATCCGCTCGACCGGCGGCACGATCAAGGGCGAGGAGGAGGAACTCCTCATCCGCGCCAACCTCAAGGGCTACTATGCCGAGGAGCTGGCCAACCACGTCCTCCGCTCGAGCCCGGACGGCGCCGTCGTGCGGCTCGGGGACGTGGCGACGCTCAGCGACCGCTGGTCGGAGGATCCGAACCGGATCTACTACAACGGCAAGCGGGCGGTCCGCGTCTCGGTGGACAACACGAACGAGGAGGACCTCTTCTTCATCGCGAAGAACGTCAAGGCCCACGCAGAGGAATACAACGCCGCGCACGACGACGTCGAGCTCGTCGTCTTCCGGGACGGCTCGGAGATCATCGGCGAGCGCGTCGACATCCTCGTCACCAACGGCCTGCTCGGCATCCTGCTCGTCGTGCTCCTGCTCGGGCTGTCCCTCAACCCGCAGATCTCCTTCTGGGTGGCGATCGGCATCCCGATCTCCTTCGCGGGGATGTTGATGCTCGCCCCCTTCTACGGCCTCACGATCAACGTGATGTCGCTTTTGGCGATGATCCTCATCCTCGGGATCCTCGTCGACGACGGGATCGTGATCGCCGAGAGCATCTACCAGCATCACGAACAGGGCGCCCGGCCGATCCAGGCGGCCATCGAGGGGACGATCGAGGTCCTCCCGTCGGTCATCGCCTCGGTCTTGACGACGGTGGTGATCTTCATCACCTTCTTCTTCCTGCAGGGGGGCATGGGGGACCATTCCCGCGACCTCGCCTTCGTCGTCATCGTCGTGCTCCTCGTCTCGCTGATCGAGGCCACCTTCGTCCTTCCGGCCCACATCGCCCACTCGCGGGCCCTGTGCAAGCGGAACAAGAACCGCCTGGAGAAGCGGAGCGAGGCGGTCCTCGGCTGGCTGCGCGACCGCGTCTACGCGCCCATCCTCCATTTCTCCGTGAGGCGGCCGCTCATCCCGATCGCCACGGTGATCGCCATCTTCATCGTCACGATCGGCGCGTTGCAGGGCGGCATCCTCCGCACCACATTCTTCCCCTACATCGAGGGACGCGCCGTCTCGATCACGCTGACCCTCCCGGCCGGCACGCCCGCGTCGATCACCGACAGCCTCACCGCCTTCATCGAGAGCAAGGTCTACGAGGTCGACGGACAGTACCGCCGGCAATACGACGGGAAGGAGCTCGTCACCAGCGTCTACCGCCGCGTCGGCAGGGGAACGAACAACGGACAGATCTACGCCCTGCTCATCAGCAGCGAGAAGCGCGAGTGGTCCAACCTCGAGGCGGCCGTCGCCTTCTCCAGGGCCGTCGGCCCGATCCCCGAGGCGGAGGAGCTCTCCTTCGCGGGCAGCCGCCGCTGGGGGATGCCGGTGACCGTCGCCCTCAAGAGCAACAACTTCGAGCAGCTCCGCGGGGCCACCGAGATGCTCAAGGCCGAGCTCGAGAAGATGGACGGGCTCAAGGACATCAGCGACGACGATCCCCCCGGCCTCCGGGAGGTGAACGTCACGCTGCGCGAGAAGGCATACGCCCTCGGGCTGACGACCATGGACGTTGTCAACCAGGTGCGCATGGGGTTCTTCGGCGGGCAGGCCCAGCGGATCCTCCGCGGGATCGACGAGGTGAAGATCTGGGTACGCTACGACCTCGAGGACCGCTCCACCCTCGCCAAGCTCGAGGACATGCGGATCCGCACGGCCGACGGCGGCGCCTTCCCCCTCGGCGAGATCGCCGACCTCGCGATCAGCCGCGGCGTGATGGCGGTCAACCACATCGACGGCCAGCGGGTGATCAACGTCGTCGCCGACCTCACCAGCGAGAAGGCCTCGGTGCCCGACATCCTCGCCGACATCGGGGCGAACATCATGCCCGGGGTGCGCGAACGCTTCCCCGAGGTGCGCTTCTCCTTCGAGGGGGAGAGCTACGAGAACCAGAAGACGATGGACGCGATGAAGCGTGTCGTGCCCGCGATCCTCATCCTGATGTTCCTCATCATCGCCGTGACCTTCCGCTCGTTCGGACAGGCGATCATCGTCTTCCTGCTGATCCCCTTCAGCCTCGTCGGGGTGCTCTGGGGGCATTACATCCAGGGGTACATCACGAGCATCCTATCGCTTTTCGGCGCCATCGCGCTGATGGGGATCGTGGTGAACGACTCCCTCGTCCTCGTGAGCGCCTTCAACAACCGTCTCAAGCGGGGGATGGCCTTCCGCGAGGCCCTCTACGACGCGGGACTCTCCCGTTTCCGGCCGGTCCTGCTGACATCGCTGACGACGATCGGGGGACTCGGGCCCCTCGTCTTCGAGCGGAGCCGCCAGGCGCAGTTCCTCTCGCCGATGGCGATCTCGATCGCATACGGGCTCCTCTTCGGGACGATCCTGACCCTGATCATGCTTCCCTCGATGCTCGTTCTGCTCAACCGGGCGAAGTTGTACCTCTACCGGGCGATTCTGCGCAAAAAGCTGAGCGCAGAGGAGATCGAGCCCGCCGTGCGCGAGGAGGAGTTCGTGCGGCGCGAGAACGAACCCGATTCCTCCGACGAAGGATGCAACCGATGA